One window of the Anolis sagrei isolate rAnoSag1 chromosome 5, rAnoSag1.mat, whole genome shotgun sequence genome contains the following:
- the LOC132775533 gene encoding endosome-associated-trafficking regulator 1-like, with product MPRPVLTGCSQSRGLKEKEEEEEPQPCYHHHHHHLSPPPADNFKSHVSSGDNPVKYPNNPSAFPLKGPKNKNRGAVRQHEAKNRSNRRKMARQSLGLEDVSLSPEPLGLSLEFQEPLYKEETVVDHLLEVDDEDDWRERYDKARLANMIPCDPYNYNSAGLSGMEAFSSWPFTDNEPCIGCPSHTKMAAREEPIEEIEYVSPQLSYQELKEENSMLRRKIKRIQNYSESQTHMVRNLERTLQATMNKEEKEAQDLEALVQHAEQSLQCMTQRALKAESDMEKMKQEMALLQAELTCYKVENESLRSGQSTNMGAVKQHVDVALQNLLRVTNHAHATINQLVFGAETLSLVAELLKSVGRMSELENEDGEKKLT from the coding sequence ATGCCACGGCCAGTTCTCACAGGCTGCTCACAGTCCCGAGgcctgaaagagaaggaagaagaagaagaaccccAGCCCtgctaccaccaccaccatcaccacttaTCACCTCCTCCAGCAGACAACTTCAAGAGCCACGTCAGCTCTGGAGACAACCCAGTGAAATACCCAAACAATCCATCTGCATTTCCTTTGAAAGGGCCCAAAAATAAGAACCGTGGTGCGGTGAGACAACACGAAGCCAAAAACAGAAGTAACCGAAGAAAAATGGCCAGGCAGAGCCTTGGTCTTGAAGATGTTTCTCTGTCTCCAGAACCACTGGGCTTGAGCTTAGAATTTCAAGAGCCTTTGTACAAGGAGGAGACTGTTGTTGATCATTTGTTAGAGGTTGACGATGAGGATGATTGGAGAGAAAGGTACGACAAAGCCAGACTGGCCAACATGATCCCGTGTGACCCATATAATTACAACTCTGCTGGCCTTTCAGGGATGGAGGCTTTCTCTTCATGGCCATTCACTGACAATGAACCATGTATTGGGTGTCCTTCTCATACCAAGATGGCTGCCCGTGAAGAACCTATAGAGGAAATCGAGTACGTGTCTCCACAGCTGAGCTACCAAGAGCTGAAGGAGGAAAATTCCATGTTGAGGAGGAAGATCAAGAGGATCCAGAACTACTCTGAAAGCCAGACACACATGGTAAGAAATCTTGAGAGGACGCTCCAAGCCACTATGaacaaagaggagaaagaggctcAGGATTTGGAAGCATTGGTACAACATGCAGAACAAAGCCTCCAGTGCATGACTCAAAGAGCTCTGAAGGCAGAAAGTGACATGGAGAAGATGAAGCAAGAGATGGCACTACTCCAGGCTGAGCTGACTTGCTACAAAGTGGAGAATGAAAGCCTGAGATCTGGCCAGTCCACCAACATGGGAGCAGTAAAACAGCATGTTGATGTTGCTTTGCAGAACCTCCTCCGGGTCACCAACCATGCCCATGCCACCATCAACCAGCTGGTTTTTGGAGCTGAAACACTGAGCCTCGTTGCTGAGCTCCTTAAATCTGTAGGCAGAATGTCAGAACTAGAGAATGAAGATGGAGAAAAGAAACTAACTTAA
- the KCNJ4 gene encoding inward rectifier potassium channel 4 gives MLKRVMGSIRINRYSIVSTEEDRHKVASLGKINGHSRNGKSHAPRRKRRNRFVKKNGQCNVYFANLSNKSQRYMADIFTTCVDTRWRYMFMIFSATFLVSWLFFGLLFWIIAFFHGDLDAPSVGNDPSTTKLCIKHVSGFSGAFLFSVETQTTIGYGFRYVTEECPLAIMVVVVQSIVGCVIDSFMIGTIMAKMARPKKRAQTLLFSHHAVISLRDGKLCLMWRVGNLRRSHIVEAHVRAQLIKPYMTAEGEYVPLDQRDLNVGYDIGLDRIFLVSPIIIIHEIDEESPLYAMGKEDLEREDFEIVVILEGMVEATAMTTQARSSYLASEILWGHRFEPVVFEDKKRYKVDYSRFHKTYEVAGTPCCSARELQESKITILPSPPPPPSAFCYENELALASQDEEEDEDLHVRADLGGGTKEEEGVIPMMEFGGHMDLDRLQVSIPLDILSYHRESAI, from the exons ATGTTAAAACGAGTCATGGGCAGCATCCGGATAAACAG GTACAGTATTGTCTCCACTGAAGAGGATAGGCACAAAGTCGCTTCCCTCGGAAAAATTAATGGTCACAGCCGGAATGGGAAAAGCCATGCCCCACGACGGAAACGCCGCAACCGCTTCGTTAAAAAGAATGGCCAGTGCAATGTCTACTTTGCCAACTTAAGCAACAAGTCCCAGCGTTACATGGCTGATATCTTCACGACGTGTGTGGACACCCGTTGGCGCTACATGTTCATGATCTTTTCAGCAACCTTCTTGGTTTCCTGGCTGTTTTTTGGCCTCCTCTTCTGGATCATTGCTTTCTTTCACGGTGACCTAGATGCCCCTAGTGTAGGAAATGATCCTTCCACAACAAAACTCTGCATCAAGCATGTCAGTGGCTTCTCTGGAGCTTTCCTCTTTTCAGTTGAAACACAGACCACCATTGGCTATGGTTTCCGATATGTGACTGAGGAGTGCCCGCTAGCCATCATGGTGGTAGTGGTCCAATCTATTGTGGGTTGCGTTATTGACTCTTTCATGATTGGCACCATCATGGCTAAGATGGCCCGCCCTAAGAAAAGGGCTCAGACCCTCCTTTTTAGCCATCACGCTGTTATCTCTCTACGGGATGGCAAACTCTGCCTCATGTGGCGGGTGGGAAATTTGAGGAGGAGCCATATTGTAGAAGCTCATGTTCGGGCTCAGCTTATCAAGCCCTACATGACAGCAGAAGGTGAATATGTTCCACTGGACCAGCGGGATCTGAACGTGGGCTATGACATAGGTCTGGACCGCATCTTCTTAGTgtctccaattattattattcatgagaTCGACGAAGAAAGTCCACTCTATGCAATGGGTAAAGAAGATCTGGAGAgggaggactttgagatcgttgTCATCCTTGAGGGCATGGTGGAAGCTACAGCGATGACCACCCAGGCCCGCAGTTCCTACCTGGCCAGTGAGATCCTTTGGGGACACCGTTTTGAACCTGTTGTCTTTGAGGATAAGAAGCGCTATAAGGTGGACTATTCACGTTTCCACAAGACCTATGAAGTGGCTGGAACCCCTTGCTGCTCTGCTCGGGAATTGCAGGAAAGTAAGATTACCATCCtgccttccccaccaccaccgcCCAGTGCCTTCTGCTATGAGAATGAGTTGGCTCTTGCCagccaggatgaagaggaggacgaGGACTTGCATGTAAGGGCAGATTTGGGTGGAGGAactaaggaggaggagggagtcaTACCCATGATGGAGTTTGGAGGCCACATGGATCTTGATCGTTTGCAGGTCTCCATTCCCCTGGACATACTCTCATACCATAGGGAATCGGCCATTTAA